One segment of Rosa chinensis cultivar Old Blush chromosome 6, RchiOBHm-V2, whole genome shotgun sequence DNA contains the following:
- the LOC112170691 gene encoding uncharacterized protein LOC112170691: MATAIRHAQAEFETYEDTPRPELRFSTPASTVRDEPQKREWVHSHDRSPHTSNKRSKESSSRSNSYGTTQPHRDPRVQQAPQTPPPPRYEVFTILNASYETIWNENKDEILGPPPRKFLKSKLTQQDTGKFCTYHEDVEHNTNLCVALKNTIESLIQRGKLQRYLHAKEIGAIDVYGQIFTIHGGGPKEFPPQRKKRNSSFGRPKVFNFHKAPQQDGGTGWTSVTFLQEEEADLKMPHDDPFLITLQMDHYIMSRVLVDTGAPVRVLFRDAYKALNRGRAKLSQDNEPLISFSGDIVQPLGSDYLSITVGESLNCSTIKTEFIIVDCVSSYNAILGRPALWRLKTFIAGHMLMMKVPTPAGITTIRGDQAAARKCYSLTVSRGRGKSEMLHVATNPEREGLISFLRSNTSAFAWSYEDMPGIPTKIATHNLSIVPYSTPVRQKRRAFTHYKYRAIQVEVKKLMAINFVREVTYPRWLANVVMVPKKSPGSWRMCVDYTNLNRACPKDSFMLPRIDQLIESTVGYRLLSFMDAFSGYNQIRMNPADEEHTTFTTDKGLYCYQVMPFGLKNAGATYQRLVNSMFEEVIDTIMEVYVDDMQVKSLTPDDHVTNLSIVFTIILRNGMRLNPQTCIFGVKVGKFLGYIISHRGIEANPEKHVEVIAWTAEHEAAFLGLKAYLSEVPLLYKPVPGEMLYIYLAASSTAVSSVLIRKDSDCEYPVYYAGKGYTGAESRYPDIEKVALAFLVSAWKLRHYFQAYSITVFTNHPLRQVLQKPETSGRLIKWAIELGEFDIKYHPRTAIKGQAAADFISESIPFHNPPLESPEPLAPDPPPPSTCPDDQVYEYALKFAFKASNNAAEYEALIAGLQIARELWVQHLGIISDSQLVVNQVSGNFEAKEPHMSSYKALARALVQRFTSYSFTQIPRAENDKADALAKLASTSPSPTYGATKVEILK; this comes from the exons ATGGCCACTGCCATCAGACATGCCCAGGCCGAATTCGAAACGTACGAGGACACCCCCAGACCAGAGCTAAGATTTTCCACACCGGCCTCGACGGTCAGGGATGAGCCACAAAAGAGGGAGTGGGTCCATAGTCACGACAGATCACCCCATACCTCGAACAAAAGAAGCAAAGAGTCCTCGTCCAGGTCTAACAGTTACGGGACCACTCAACCTCACCGGGATCCGAGGGTACAGCAGGCCCCGcagacaccaccaccaccccggtaTGAGGTGTTCACAATCCTCAACGCTTCATACGAGACTATTTGGAACGAAAATAAGGATGAAATACTGGGGCCACCCCCAAGGAAGTTCCTGAAGAGTAAACTTACCCAGCAGGACACCGGAAAATTCTGCACTTATCATGAGGATGTCGAACACAATACCAATCTTTGTGTTGCTTTGAAAAATACAATCGAGTCCCTCATCCAGAGGGGCAAGCTTCAACGATACCTACATGCTAAGGAGATAGGAGCTATAGACGTGTATGGCCAGATCTTCACGATCCATGGTGGGGGCCCGAAAGAGTTTCCTCCCCAAAGGAAGAAACGAAATTCTAGTTTCGGCCGTCCGaaagttttcaacttccacAAGGCCCCGCAGCAAGACGGTGGCACCGGATGGACATCGGTGACATTCCTGCAGGAGGAGGAGGCCGATCTGAAgatgccccatgatgatcccttcctaatcacgcTCCAAATGGACCATTATATAATGTCCCGGGTGCTAGTGGACACCGGGGCCCCAGTTAGAGTATTATTTCGCGATGCATACAAAGCTTTGAACAGAGGAAGAGCCAAGTTGTCACAAGATAATGAGCCCCTCATTAGTTTTTCAGGAGATATCGTCCAACCACTCGGATCAGATTACCTATCGATCACGGTAGGCGAAAGTCTGAActgttcaaccatcaaaacagagttcatcaTAGTGGACTGCGTCTCATCCTACAATGCTATCCTGGGTCGACCGGCACTCTGGCGTCTGAAAACCTTCATTGCAGGTCACATGCTCATGATGAAAGTGCCAACCCCGGCCGGCATTACTACCATCCGGGGTGATCAGGCCGCTGCGAGGAAATGCTATTCTTTGACTGTATCTCGCGGTAGGGGAAAGTCTGAGATGTTGCACGTAGCTACTAACCCGGAAAG GGAAGGGTTGATCTCGTTTCTCCGCTCTAACACATCTGCATTCGCCTGGTCatatgaggacatgcccggtATACCGACAAAGATAGCCACGCACAATCTTAGTATTGTTCCTTACTCGACACCGGTAAGACAAAAACGAAGGGCCTTCACGCACTATAAGTACCGGGCTATCCAGGTTGAAGTAAAGAAGTTGATGGCCATCAACTTTGTCAGGGAAGTAACATACCCCCGGTGGTTAGCCAACGTGGTCATGGTACCAAAGAAATCTCCGGGatcatggcgcatgtgtgtggACTACACAAACCTCAACCGAGCGTGCCCTAAAGATAGCTTCATGCTCCCGCGAATTGACCAATTAATCGAGTCCACTGTTGGGTACCGGTTACTCAGTTTCATGGATGCGTTCAGTGGATACAACCAAATTCGAATGAATCCGGCAGACGAGGAGCACACAACCTTTACCACAGACAAAGGACTCTATTGCTACCAAGTCATGCCTTTTGGGTTAAAGAATGCAGGTGCcacttatcagcgacttgtcaactccatgtttgagGAAGTTATCGATACTATCATGGAGGTATACGTGGATGACATGCAAGTAAAAAGTCTAACTCCGGACGATCACGTAACCaacttatcaatcgtcttcaccATCATATTGCGCAATGGTATGCGGCTTAACCCACAGACGTGCATCTTCGGGGTCAAGGTAGGAAAGTTTCTTGggtacatcattagccacaggggaattgaggccaatccaGAGAAG CACGTCGAGGTAATAGCCTGGACAGCGGAGCACGAGGCTGCTTTTCTTGGCTTGAAGGCATACCTGTCAGAGGTACCTCTACTCTACAAACCTGTTCCAGGAGAAATGCTCTACATATACCTGGCGGCATCATCAACAGCTGTGAGCTCAGTTCTTATTAGGAAGGACTCCGATTGCGAGTACCCAGTGTACTACGCTGGAAAAGGATACACTGGTGCAGAATCCAGGTACCCGGACATTGAAAAAGTGGCACTGGCCTTCCTGGTATCAGCCTGGAAGCTTAGACATTACTTCCAGGCATACTCAATCACCgttttcactaatcacccattGAGGCAGGTTTTGCAGAAACCAGAGACATCGGGCAGGTTAAttaagtgggccatcgagctgggGGAGTTCGATATCAAGTACCATCCCCGGACAGCTATTAAGGGCCAGGCAGCGGCAGATTTTATTTCCGAGTCAATTCCCTTCCATAACCCACCCCTGGAATCACCTGAACCACTAGCCCCAGATCCACCTCCGCCAAGCACTTG CCCAGACGATCAAGTCTACGAGTACGCCCTCAAATTTGCCTTCAAGGCATCCAACAATGCCGCAGAGTACGAGGCACTCATAGCAGGTCTGCAGATCGCCCGGGAACTATGGGTGCAGCACCTTGGTATCATCAGTGATTCTCAGTTAGTCGTAAACCAGGTCAGCGGTAACTTCGAGGCAAAGGAGCCCCACATGTCCTCTTACAAGGCCTTAGCCCGGGCATTAGTTCAGAGATTTACCTCCTACAGTTTTACCCAAATACCGAGGGCAGAAAACGACAAGGCAGACGCCCTTGCAAAGCTTGCATCAACTTCTCCAAGTCCTACATATGGGGCCACTAAGGTCGAAATACTCAAATGA